From one Sphaeramia orbicularis chromosome 9, fSphaOr1.1, whole genome shotgun sequence genomic stretch:
- the phyhip gene encoding phytanoyl-CoA hydroxylase-interacting protein, with protein sequence MDAALSTPCNIQICEVTCDSFRIMWDMTPEDTARATHFFIDLSRKESRDPNRFKHRDVPTKLVAKAVPLPMAVRGHWFLSPRTEYCVAVQTAVRQPDGDYLVSEWSQVVEFCTGDYAVEHLQQLLDKAKGSTGRLLKFSVFYRNQHPEYFDYVRKHCGGLMRPALKDNSGSHGSPINGKLHGVFFSCNTEFDTGLPPKDSPYGPLRFQIPAGHLLNPNISLYFADFYCMYTAYHYVVLVLAPVGSEGDTFCRTRLHMLDLASNPFLTYTAPQLPGEEPQFCHASDVILEVLFTEPVHLDQGSVQQISGHHQLMSLTTANAKKDPSCKVCNISVGR encoded by the exons ATGGACGCCGCTCTTTCCACCCCCTGCAATATCCAGATCTGTGAGGTGACCTGTGACTCCTTCCGCATTATGTGGGACATGACCCCGGAGGACACAGCAAGAGCCACACACTTCTTCATTGACCTGAGTCGCAAAGAGAGCAGGGATCCTAACCGCTTCAAACACAGG gatgtGCCAACTAAGCTTGTGGCTAAAGCTGTGCCTTTGCCCATGGCAGTAAGAGGACACTGGTTCCTCAGCCCCCGGACAGAGTACTGTGTGGCTGTGCAGACAGCTGTCCGACAGCCAGACGGCGATTACCTGGTGTCAGAGTGGAGCCAGGTGGTGGAGTTCTGCACTGGGG ACTATGCTGTAGAACACCTACAGCAACTCCTTGACAAAGCAAAGGGCTCCACAGGGAGACTGCTGAAATTCTCTGTGTTTTACCGCAACCAGCACCCAGAGTACTTCGACTATGTCAG AAAGCACTGCGGGGGACTGATGCGTCCAGCCCTAAAAGACAACAGTGGGAGTCATGGTTCTCCAATCAACGGCAAACTGCATGGAGTTTTCTTCAGTTGTAACACTGAGTTTGACACAGGCCTTCCTCCAAAGGACTCTCCCTATGGCCCTCTCCGTTTCCAGATCCCAGCTGGACACTTGTTGAATCCTAACATCAGCCTGTACTTTGCAGACTTTTATTGCATGTACACAGCCTACCACTATGTGGTGCTGGTGCTAGCCCCTGTTGGCTCAGAGGGCGACACTTTCTGCCGTACCCGGCTTCATATGCTGGACTTAGCCTCCAACCCATTCCTGACGTACACAGCCCCGCAGTTACCCGGGGAGGAGCCCCAGTTCTGTCATGCCAGTGATGTTATCCTCGAAGTGCTTTTCACTGAGCCAGTTCATTTGGACCAGGGCTCGGTGCAGCAGATCAGTGGACACCACCAGCTCATGAGTCTGACCACAGCCAACGCAAAGAAAGACCCTAGCTGCAAAGTGTGTAATATCAGTGTGGGCCGCTGA
- the ppp1r3c2b gene encoding protein phosphatase 1 regulatory subunit 3C-B-like isoform X2, which yields MTSMEISRTNVLPMTGLRSMAHSAGLLEVAVRLCLNQSKQLCPHVWVPILKPQRPCLRPPVSYPSDILDQPYLTHLLLDDFDDEDEIVPIKNKRVVFADSKGFSLTAVRVFSDEEEQSDLDLLPSLQGLGILTEDSYSCTVSTYCPGTQLKLGFPQPSADFQAFRARLEESMVVLENCSVTEQAIQGTVRVRNISFQKDVHVRITFDSWQSYKDVPCTYLQKRFGGPQTDIFEFDIAIPKVLDAKRKIEFCLCYLPGGHAQPFWDNNNGENYSIVVCVNSHLCQGKKCK from the exons ATGACCAGTATGGAGATCTCCAGGACAAA tgtccTGCCAATGACTGGTCTAAGGTCAATGGCCCACTCTGCAGGACTTCTGGAGGTTGCTGTCAGACTGTGTTTAAACCAAAGTAAGCAGTTATGTCCTCATGTCTGGGTCCCCATCCTGAAGCCCCAGCGCCCCTGTCTCCGTCCTCCAGTTTCATACCCCTCCGACATCTTGGACCAACCCTATCTGACCCACCTCCTCCTGGATGActttgatgatgaagatgaaatcGTCCCAATCAAGAACAAACGCGTGGTATTTGCTGACTCAAAGGGTTTCTCTCTAACCGCCGTGAGAGTCTTTTCTGATGAAGAGGAGCAGTCTGACCTCGACTTACTGCCATCTCTCCAGGGTTTGGGAATCCTGACAGAGGACAGCTACAGCTGCACCGTCAGTACCTACTGTCCAGGAACACAGCTTAAACTGGGCTTCCCACAGCCTTCTGCAGATTTCCAGGCTTTTCGTGCCAGACTGGAAGAAAGCATGGTCGTCCTAGAGAACTGCAGTGTCACTGAACAGGCCATCCAAGGTACCGTCAGAGTCAGAAACATCAGTTTTCAAAAGGATGTGCATGTACGCATCACCTTCGACTCATGGCAGAGCTACAAAGATGTACCCTGTACGTATCTGCAGAAACGCTTCGGAGGACCGCAGACAGACATCTTTGAGTTTGACATTGCTATTCCTAAAGTGCTTGATGCCAAAAGGAAAATAGAATTCTGTCTGTGTTATTTACCAGGAGGGCACGCTCAACCCTTCTGGGACAATAATAATGGGGAGAATTACAGCATTGTTGTGTGTGTGAACTCACATCTCTGtcaaggaaaaaaatgcaaatga
- the ppp1r3c2b gene encoding protein phosphatase 1 regulatory subunit 3C-B-like isoform X1 translates to MCIFFPRFQPGTGVFIPFSLHLMTSMEISRTNVLPMTGLRSMAHSAGLLEVAVRLCLNQSKQLCPHVWVPILKPQRPCLRPPVSYPSDILDQPYLTHLLLDDFDDEDEIVPIKNKRVVFADSKGFSLTAVRVFSDEEEQSDLDLLPSLQGLGILTEDSYSCTVSTYCPGTQLKLGFPQPSADFQAFRARLEESMVVLENCSVTEQAIQGTVRVRNISFQKDVHVRITFDSWQSYKDVPCTYLQKRFGGPQTDIFEFDIAIPKVLDAKRKIEFCLCYLPGGHAQPFWDNNNGENYSIVVCVNSHLCQGKKCK, encoded by the exons atgtgtattttttttcctagATTCCAACCTGGCACTGGGGTCTTCATTCCCTTCAGTCTACACCTAATGACCAGTATGGAGATCTCCAGGACAAA tgtccTGCCAATGACTGGTCTAAGGTCAATGGCCCACTCTGCAGGACTTCTGGAGGTTGCTGTCAGACTGTGTTTAAACCAAAGTAAGCAGTTATGTCCTCATGTCTGGGTCCCCATCCTGAAGCCCCAGCGCCCCTGTCTCCGTCCTCCAGTTTCATACCCCTCCGACATCTTGGACCAACCCTATCTGACCCACCTCCTCCTGGATGActttgatgatgaagatgaaatcGTCCCAATCAAGAACAAACGCGTGGTATTTGCTGACTCAAAGGGTTTCTCTCTAACCGCCGTGAGAGTCTTTTCTGATGAAGAGGAGCAGTCTGACCTCGACTTACTGCCATCTCTCCAGGGTTTGGGAATCCTGACAGAGGACAGCTACAGCTGCACCGTCAGTACCTACTGTCCAGGAACACAGCTTAAACTGGGCTTCCCACAGCCTTCTGCAGATTTCCAGGCTTTTCGTGCCAGACTGGAAGAAAGCATGGTCGTCCTAGAGAACTGCAGTGTCACTGAACAGGCCATCCAAGGTACCGTCAGAGTCAGAAACATCAGTTTTCAAAAGGATGTGCATGTACGCATCACCTTCGACTCATGGCAGAGCTACAAAGATGTACCCTGTACGTATCTGCAGAAACGCTTCGGAGGACCGCAGACAGACATCTTTGAGTTTGACATTGCTATTCCTAAAGTGCTTGATGCCAAAAGGAAAATAGAATTCTGTCTGTGTTATTTACCAGGAGGGCACGCTCAACCCTTCTGGGACAATAATAATGGGGAGAATTACAGCATTGTTGTGTGTGTGAACTCACATCTCTGtcaaggaaaaaaatgcaaatga
- the gins4 gene encoding DNA replication complex GINS protein SLD5 → MSDALSDDENQDESQEDVMTPAELIARLEEAWLNEKFSPELLENKSEVVECVMEQLTHMEANLQRVKKGDTKASVHRMEIDRIRFVLSSYLRSRLQKIEKFFPHVLEREQSRGEGDPSLLSPEEFAFAKEYYANTESYLKAVALKRMPPNLQTVDMLKAVPEPCLDSFVFLRVKEAQENILVEPETDDQREYVVDLEEGSQHLMRYRTIAPLVSSGAVQLI, encoded by the exons ATGTCGGACGCTTTATCTGACGACGAGAACCAAGACGAGAGCCAGGAGGATGTTATGACCCCGGCGGAGCTCATAGCCAGACTGGAAGAA GCTTGGCTGAACGAGAAGTTCTCACCGGAGCTGCTGGAGAACAAGTCGGAGGTGGTGGAGTGTGTGATGGAGCAGCTGACCCATATG GAGGCCAACTTGCAGCGGGTAAAGAAGGGCGATACAAAGGCCAGTGTCCACCGCATGGAGATTGACAGGATCCGTTTCGTGCTCAGCAGTTACCTGCGCTCTCGTTTGCAGAAG ATTGAAAAGTTTTTCCCACATGTACTGGAGAGAGAACAGTCTCGGGGTGAGGGTGATCCATCCTTGCTTTCACCAGAGGAGTTTGCCTTTGCCAAAGA ATACTATGCAAACACAGAATCGTACCTGAAGGCAGTCGCGCTGAAGCGTATGCCCCCCAACCTACAGACAGTGGATATGCTTAAAGCAG TACCTGAGCCCTGCTTGGACTCCTTTGTGTTCCTCCGGGTGAAGGAAGCACAGGAAAACATCTTGGTGGAGCCTGAAACAGACGACCAGAG AGAGTATGTTGTGGATCTTGAAGAGGGCTCTCAGCATCTAATGCGATATCGAACCATAGCACCACTAGTTTCGAGTGGAGCCGTTCAGTTAATTTAG
- the arid5a gene encoding AT-rich interactive domain-containing protein 5A isoform X2 has translation MKVPDGDTFLFCGDKQKRTLNELVSPNSVKSETRRHPLEMAEGDQNETSQQTSVSDEEEEMVNQTSPSVIEIHDSTNECEEEVRPSMVQVEEKSFVSRLHSFMKNRGTPIERIPHLGFKQINLWRIYKAVEKLGGYDSVTARRLWKKVYDELGGSPGSTSAATCTRRHYERLVLPFERHIKGEEDKPLPPSKPRKPYKRNVDSKVNKAEGKRKRTQSDREMDSEVLTQRRPDAVCQSETGMHTLSSLWTATSDKHHSDCSQPNRTSTDLCTTVYACPHLLQVPTTNPWTAHIPSATGEVISPLEKKKRLAQASLNLPLSPQGEDKERPSVIHCSQSPVPASSTRNCNSSDGSPHPLSSSSSRSPSPLSVSSEDSPTSNQDKPPSSLDLSQNCSSSVKNPSSWSEDKSLSQISKEPTGQNKDISLVNSRSLTAEVMKSQIKNTAWTPIHKGAVTHFRPPIHSSSSYTEKPYWAPTSTSSFTTVIPKSVQLLRPAPIRPGYKEHQSRLTQQDETLTCTKKLNNVSPRLYQTEKWDKSRTMLSRVPPSQQSLSPSNTTLPTSCVLSGYDKSSRDTRHQPPFHPGFHPGRMRLPQAQLMYRHFPVSPAHSALIGSVGYPYPYPIPVLSAQTGYALPTMMPIYPHKL, from the exons ATGAAAGTGCCTGATGGAGACACCTTCCTATTTTGTGGTGACAAGCAGAAGAGGACGCTGAATGAATTAGTGTCACCAAACAGTGTAAAGTCAGAGACCAGAAGACACCCTCTGGAGATGG CTGAAGGGGATCAGAATGAGACGTCACAACAAACCTCAGTGAGCGATGAAGAGGAAGAGATGGTGAACCAG ACTTCCCCCTCTGTTATTGAGATACATGACTCTACAAACGAATGCGAGGAAGAAGTGAGACCCAGTATGGTGCAAGTGGAAGAAAAGTCTTTTGTATCAAGACTTCACTCTTTTATGAAGAACAGAGGCACACCAATCGAAAGAATCCCACACCTGGGTTTTAAGCAAA TTAATCTTTGGAGGATCTACAAAGCTGTGGAGAAACTCGGGGGCTATGATTCT GTGACAGCAAGGCGTCTTTGGAAGAAAGTATACGATGAACTGGGAGGAAGTCCAGGCAGCACCAGTGCAGCTACTTGCACTCGCAGACACTATGAGAG GTTGGTTCTGCCCTTTGAAAGACACATAAAAGGAGAGGAAGACAAACCTCTGCCTCCCAGCAAACCAAGGAAACCATATAAGAGGAATGTGGATAGTAAAGTGAACAAGGCTGAGGGGAAGAGGAAAAGAACTCAGTCAGACAGAGAGATGGATTCGGAG GTACTCACCCAGAGGAGGCCGGATGCTGTTTGCCAGAGTGAAACAGGGATGCACACTCTCTCCTCTTTGTGGACTGCCACTTCTGACAAACATCACTCAGACTGTTCTCAACCAAACAGAACATCCACAGACCTTTGCACCACTGTATATGCATGTCCCCACCTTTTGCAGGTCCCCACAACAAACCCCTGGACTGCTCATATTCCATCTGCCACTGGAGAGGTCATATCTCCactagagaagaaaaaaagactggCTCAGGCTAGTCTTAACTTACCGCTCAGCCCACAAGGAGAGGATAAAGAACGGCCCTCTGTCATCCACTGCTCCCAGTCTCCGGTCCCGGCTTCTTCTACCAGGAACTGCAACTCTTCCGATGGCTCTCCACACCCTttatcctcatcctcctcccgcAGTCCCTCCCCCCTCTCGGTTTCATCAGAGGACAGTCCAACAAGTAATCAGGATAAGCCTCCGTCAAGTTTAGACTTATCTCAAAACTGTTCCAGCTCTGTTAAAAATCCATCCAGCTGGAGTGAGGACAAGAGTCTGAGTCAGATATCCAAAGAGCCTACAGGGCAGAATAAAGACATTTCTCTCGTCAACTCCCGATCACTGACAGCAGAAGTGATGAAAAGCCAGATTAAAAATACTGCCTGGACACCAATTCACAAAGGGGCTGTCACACATTTTAGACCTCCTATCCACTCATCATCATCTTACACTGAAAAACCTTACTGGGCTCCAACATCTACCTCAAGTTTCACAACAGTTATTCCAAAATCTGTGCAACTTTTGCGTCCTGCTCCTATTCGGCCAGGTTATAAAGAACACCAGAGCAGGTTGACCCAGCAGGATGAGACCTTGACATGCACAAAGAAGCTGAACAACGTGTCTCCAAGGCTTTACCAGACAGAGAAGTGGGACAAATCCAGAACAATGTTATCCAGAGTCCCCCCGTCTCAGCAGAGTCTGTCTCCTTCTAACACCACGTTACCCACATCCTGTGTCCTGTCTGGCTATGACAAATCAAGCCGAGACACTCGACATCAGCCTCCGTTCCACCCCGGATTTCACCCAGGCAGAATGAGACTACCTCAGGCCCAACTAATGTACCGTCATTTCCCAGTGAGTCCAGCTCACTCTGCTCTCATTGGGTCTGTGGGTTATCCATATCCCTACCCCATCCCAGTGTTAAGTGCCCAAACTGGATATGCCCTGCCTACAATGATGCCTATTTATCCTCATAAACTGTGA
- the arid5a gene encoding AT-rich interactive domain-containing protein 5A isoform X1 — MKVPDGDTFLFCGDKQKRTLNELVSPNSVKSETRRHPLEMAEGDQNETSQQTSVSDEEEEMVNQTSPSVIEIHDSTNECEEEVRPSMVQVEEKSFVSRLHSFMKNRGTPIERIPHLGFKQSSHACLSHTVNLWRIYKAVEKLGGYDSVTARRLWKKVYDELGGSPGSTSAATCTRRHYERLVLPFERHIKGEEDKPLPPSKPRKPYKRNVDSKVNKAEGKRKRTQSDREMDSEVLTQRRPDAVCQSETGMHTLSSLWTATSDKHHSDCSQPNRTSTDLCTTVYACPHLLQVPTTNPWTAHIPSATGEVISPLEKKKRLAQASLNLPLSPQGEDKERPSVIHCSQSPVPASSTRNCNSSDGSPHPLSSSSSRSPSPLSVSSEDSPTSNQDKPPSSLDLSQNCSSSVKNPSSWSEDKSLSQISKEPTGQNKDISLVNSRSLTAEVMKSQIKNTAWTPIHKGAVTHFRPPIHSSSSYTEKPYWAPTSTSSFTTVIPKSVQLLRPAPIRPGYKEHQSRLTQQDETLTCTKKLNNVSPRLYQTEKWDKSRTMLSRVPPSQQSLSPSNTTLPTSCVLSGYDKSSRDTRHQPPFHPGFHPGRMRLPQAQLMYRHFPVSPAHSALIGSVGYPYPYPIPVLSAQTGYALPTMMPIYPHKL, encoded by the exons ATGAAAGTGCCTGATGGAGACACCTTCCTATTTTGTGGTGACAAGCAGAAGAGGACGCTGAATGAATTAGTGTCACCAAACAGTGTAAAGTCAGAGACCAGAAGACACCCTCTGGAGATGG CTGAAGGGGATCAGAATGAGACGTCACAACAAACCTCAGTGAGCGATGAAGAGGAAGAGATGGTGAACCAG ACTTCCCCCTCTGTTATTGAGATACATGACTCTACAAACGAATGCGAGGAAGAAGTGAGACCCAGTATGGTGCAAGTGGAAGAAAAGTCTTTTGTATCAAGACTTCACTCTTTTATGAAGAACAGAGGCACACCAATCGAAAGAATCCCACACCTGGGTTTTAAGCAAA gtTCTCATGCTTGTCTCTCACATACAGTTAATCTTTGGAGGATCTACAAAGCTGTGGAGAAACTCGGGGGCTATGATTCT GTGACAGCAAGGCGTCTTTGGAAGAAAGTATACGATGAACTGGGAGGAAGTCCAGGCAGCACCAGTGCAGCTACTTGCACTCGCAGACACTATGAGAG GTTGGTTCTGCCCTTTGAAAGACACATAAAAGGAGAGGAAGACAAACCTCTGCCTCCCAGCAAACCAAGGAAACCATATAAGAGGAATGTGGATAGTAAAGTGAACAAGGCTGAGGGGAAGAGGAAAAGAACTCAGTCAGACAGAGAGATGGATTCGGAG GTACTCACCCAGAGGAGGCCGGATGCTGTTTGCCAGAGTGAAACAGGGATGCACACTCTCTCCTCTTTGTGGACTGCCACTTCTGACAAACATCACTCAGACTGTTCTCAACCAAACAGAACATCCACAGACCTTTGCACCACTGTATATGCATGTCCCCACCTTTTGCAGGTCCCCACAACAAACCCCTGGACTGCTCATATTCCATCTGCCACTGGAGAGGTCATATCTCCactagagaagaaaaaaagactggCTCAGGCTAGTCTTAACTTACCGCTCAGCCCACAAGGAGAGGATAAAGAACGGCCCTCTGTCATCCACTGCTCCCAGTCTCCGGTCCCGGCTTCTTCTACCAGGAACTGCAACTCTTCCGATGGCTCTCCACACCCTttatcctcatcctcctcccgcAGTCCCTCCCCCCTCTCGGTTTCATCAGAGGACAGTCCAACAAGTAATCAGGATAAGCCTCCGTCAAGTTTAGACTTATCTCAAAACTGTTCCAGCTCTGTTAAAAATCCATCCAGCTGGAGTGAGGACAAGAGTCTGAGTCAGATATCCAAAGAGCCTACAGGGCAGAATAAAGACATTTCTCTCGTCAACTCCCGATCACTGACAGCAGAAGTGATGAAAAGCCAGATTAAAAATACTGCCTGGACACCAATTCACAAAGGGGCTGTCACACATTTTAGACCTCCTATCCACTCATCATCATCTTACACTGAAAAACCTTACTGGGCTCCAACATCTACCTCAAGTTTCACAACAGTTATTCCAAAATCTGTGCAACTTTTGCGTCCTGCTCCTATTCGGCCAGGTTATAAAGAACACCAGAGCAGGTTGACCCAGCAGGATGAGACCTTGACATGCACAAAGAAGCTGAACAACGTGTCTCCAAGGCTTTACCAGACAGAGAAGTGGGACAAATCCAGAACAATGTTATCCAGAGTCCCCCCGTCTCAGCAGAGTCTGTCTCCTTCTAACACCACGTTACCCACATCCTGTGTCCTGTCTGGCTATGACAAATCAAGCCGAGACACTCGACATCAGCCTCCGTTCCACCCCGGATTTCACCCAGGCAGAATGAGACTACCTCAGGCCCAACTAATGTACCGTCATTTCCCAGTGAGTCCAGCTCACTCTGCTCTCATTGGGTCTGTGGGTTATCCATATCCCTACCCCATCCCAGTGTTAAGTGCCCAAACTGGATATGCCCTGCCTACAATGATGCCTATTTATCCTCATAAACTGTGA